The region CCCGATACACCTTTTGAAGAAACTGCGCAAGCATTAGACTTAATGGTGCGTCAAGGTAAAGCTTTGTATATTGGGATTTCTAATTATTCGGCTGAACAAACTGCTGAAATCACAAAAATATTTAAAGACCTTAAAACACCATTTATTATCCATCAACCTTCATACAGTATGTACAACCGTTGGATCGAAGATGAATTACAAGATGTTTTACAAGAAAATCAACTAGGCTCCATTGCGTTTAGCCCATTAGCACAGGGCATGCTGACAGACCGTTATTTAAATGGCATTCCCAAAGATTCAAGAGCTGGCAGAACAACCAGCAATTTCTTGAATGAAGAACAAGTGAAAATGAATGTAGAAAAATCTCGTGCATTAAATGAAGTCGCCAAACGTCGGGGACAAACATTAGCTGAAATGGCTGTTTCATGGATTTTAAGAGACGGAAAAGTAACCAGTGTCTTAATTGGAGCCAGTCGTGTCAGTCAAATCGAAGACAATGTCAAAGCTTTGGATAACCTTGATTTTTCAGCTTCAGAATTAGTTCAAATCGAAAAAATTTTACAAGGCTAATCTATTAATAAATAAGCCAACTTCTGTATCCTGATTTAATCAGGTACAGAGGTTGGCTATTGAAATGGAGGAATGAGAATGGATTTTAAACGACTACATCATGTCGCTATTATTGCTTCAGACTATCAAAAATCTAAAGAATTTTATACTCAAGTACTAGGTCTGGAAATTATCAGGGAAAACTATCGAGCAGAACGTGAATCCTATAAATTAGATTTAAAAATCGGAGAAAGTGAAATTGAATTATTTTCTTTCCCAAATCCGCCTAAGCGTTTTTCCTCTCCTGAAGCTGCTGGGTTAAGACACCTGTGTTTTTATGTTGAAGATATTAATCAAGCTGTTGCTGAGCTGAATCATAAAGGGATAGAAACGGAACCGATTCGCCGAGATGAGTATACAGGAGGGTTATTTACCTTTTTCAGAGATCCGGATGACTTGCCTATTGAATTACATGAGTAAGTTTTGAAAAATGCTAAGGGATAAGTTAAGATAGAAGCAGAAGAAAAAACTAAAGAAAAGAGGGCTCATCAAATGACTAAAAAAATGCTGCATACCTGTATTCGCGTAAAAGATTTAGATAAATCAATGGAATTCTATACTACTGTGTTAGGACTTAAAGAAGCTCGCCGGCTAGATTATCCTGATTTTAAATTTACTTTGGTTTATTTGGCATTTGAAGAAGGCGGTTATGAATTAGAATTAACGTATAATTACAACCAAGCCGATCCGTATCAATTAGGAGATGGCTACGGTCATATTGCTATTGGAGTGGATGATTTGAAGGCAACACACCAAGAATATAAAAAAACGGGTTATGAAGTTACCGATATAAAAGACCTATCGGATGGAGCAGCAACTTACTTCTTTATTCTAGACCCAGACGGCTATAAAATTGAAGTCATTCAAAATTAAAAAAAGAATCCGGTAAAGTAAAATGGTTGTTCATTTTCTGGCGTTGGTAAGAAAATTTCCTCGGACTACGGGGTTGCTTGTTGAAAGCCATGGGACCGTTTTGAGCCGAAGAACGTGTCTCAAAACTTACAAGTTTGTCATGGCTGTTGCTGCTTCAGCAGTTATACAGACATGATACACTTGGGCGCATGCCCACAGTGCTTCGTTTTTTCGTATCCTTTTCCATGGCTACAAGCAACTCCCTATTCCTCCAAAAATGTTTGAGATGTATTTCTAAATCATTTTGAATGAGAAGAAAATCAGTTTCGTCACTGATCAAGGTCAAATGCTATACAACCAGTAAAATAGAGGCTAGGGGAAGTACATTGCGTACTTTTCCCTAGCCTCTATTTTTAAACGCTTCTTAAGTTGTTCCAATTTGTTCCATTAAATGCATTAAATTACGACTGTGCCAAGGCGACGCGGCATATTCTTGAGGAATCAAGTAACGTTCAACAGATTGTTGTGCATTTTTGTATTCAATGTTCAATTCGTTATCTGCTGCTGGTTGTTCAAAGTTGATTTTTTTAATTTCACTCAAAGGGATTTGATTGTAGACGCCTTCTTTTAATGAATTATTTTTAGAGTTTAAGGGCATGAGTACAAGTTCGTGTTCAGAAAAGTTAATGCAATAGGGTTTGCTTTTGTTCATTCCAAATAGTTTTTTAAACCAATTTCTTTTAGAAGGTAATTTTTCAGCAAAGATCGTTTGCCCAGGTGTTGCTTCTAAACCATGTCGTTTTAAAAAACTCAAAATAGTTTCTTCGTTCATAATGTGATGCCTCCTCTTACTGTCTGACTTCACGATTGAAAAAATTCCTATCTATTATTAAGTATAGAGCAGAAAAATAGGAAATACCACTAAAAAGCATACTAGAATAAATTACGTTGTACCATTTTTTGTGAAAATAACTAGCATAGAAATAAGCCGTAGGCTTCATTATTTGTAAAATAGCGAAAAGTAGTCAGTTCATTCCATGGTTTGTGTAAAAAAAGCGTCTGTTTTTTAACTCCGCTTTTATTTTTGCGCACGCCAAATAAACTATCCCTTCTAATTTTTTAAAAAATTAAGCTACCCAAGCAGTTAGATGAGCTAGATGGTTTTTACTGATCTTATCTTTCGCAAAGGCTAACATAATGAGAAAAGTCATTGTCACAAAAAGATTCAGTTTCTTTTTTCCTCGTATCGTATGATTCTCAAATAGGTAATCTCGATCGATTCGTCCATTTACTCGCTCAATAGAGGTTCGCTTTTTGTAGATTCGTTTGAACTTAAAACTATCCCTAGCGACTTTGTTAAATATACGTCTGTCTTCTTCACGTTTTATTCTGAAAAGCCGGTTATCCTGATATTGAGGTTTAAATCCATAACGTAAAGAATCTGTTTTCTTATCATATCCCTTATACGCTAGCTTTATCTCATTTCCTTTTCCATCGACATAGGAAACGGCTCCATTATACGTATAAATCAAATCTGAATCTCGATATTGTTTGGTTAGCGTATCTTTATCCCACTGGTTTTTAATATCAATAATGGGAATTATTTCTTTAGATTCAATGAGACTTAATAATGGAGCTCCATCATATCCTCTGTCAGCTAGAAGATAGTCACACTGTTTTGCTTGTGAGGTAGAAAAATGTTTGATCAGTCTTTTTGCGACCGTCGGTTCGCCTTCAGATGCTTTAGTCACTTCGTAGGCTACAGGCAATTCATAATTTGCATCAACGATTAAATGAAGTCGATAACCAAACCATGTTTTCTTCTTTGTTATCTTCTCGCCATTGGCTGTCGTAGTGGTATATTGTTTTAGTGTGAAATCTGCTTCAGTATCTCTTCTGCCATCATGTTCTACTTTTTTATTTGGTTTTGTAGCATAAGAAGGGATGATTTTTCCATCTAAAGCTAACGTTTGCCCAAATCCATCCAGTGTTTCATATAAAGTAGTGACCAATTCAGTAAACATCTCATCTAATAGGTGTTGATGGAGCAGTAACTTTTTTAAAAATCGAGAAAAAGCAGCTTCTGTGGGAGCTAGTTGAACCCTATACCTTCCTTTTTGTGAGCGCGAAAAATGAGGTTGAAAGCCGCATAGTTCTCTGAGTTGGCTATTCCGCTTCAACTCTCGAATCAAAGAAGCGACAGAGCGATGTTGAAAGACAAAACTAGCTACGAAAGCACGCCACATGGTATGAACTGGATAATCATTTCTGCCCTTTCCACGTTCTTCTTCTAATGCAGTTAACAGGTTTTCATCCGGTAATGCAGTTAATAGATCATTCAACTTTTCTAAATCGCCTAATTCATGGTTTTCAAATAATGATAATTGTGTTATTCTATTCATGGGAAAAGTGACCTCCTTATATGAGTCTGATAACCATATTTTACTACTGTTTCAGTAGTTTGAGGCACTTTTTCTCTTATTTTTTTAATTAGTCGCAAAATACCAAAAATGATAAATCGCCAATAAGAAAATGCTGATACAGCAGTCTTTCTTATTGGCGATTTTTATTTTAACCACATTTACAGCCTTAGAGCTCCAT is a window of Carnobacterium mobile DSM 4848 DNA encoding:
- the mgrA gene encoding L-glyceraldehyde 3-phosphate reductase, with the protein product MYQAAEDRYNNMIYNRVGNSGLKLPALSLGMWHNFGDVDLFENSRKMVHRAFDLGITHFDLANNYGPPAGSAEENFGRILKKDLLPYRDELIISSKAGYYMWPGPYGEFGSKKNLTASIDQSLKRMGLEYVDIFYSHRPDPDTPFEETAQALDLMVRQGKALYIGISNYSAEQTAEITKIFKDLKTPFIIHQPSYSMYNRWIEDELQDVLQENQLGSIAFSPLAQGMLTDRYLNGIPKDSRAGRTTSNFLNEEQVKMNVEKSRALNEVAKRRGQTLAEMAVSWILRDGKVTSVLIGASRVSQIEDNVKALDNLDFSASELVQIEKILQG
- a CDS encoding SMU1112c/YaeR family gloxylase I-like metalloprotein, which gives rise to MDFKRLHHVAIIASDYQKSKEFYTQVLGLEIIRENYRAERESYKLDLKIGESEIELFSFPNPPKRFSSPEAAGLRHLCFYVEDINQAVAELNHKGIETEPIRRDEYTGGLFTFFRDPDDLPIELHE
- a CDS encoding lactoylglutathione lyase codes for the protein MTKKMLHTCIRVKDLDKSMEFYTTVLGLKEARRLDYPDFKFTLVYLAFEEGGYELELTYNYNQADPYQLGDGYGHIAIGVDDLKATHQEYKKTGYEVTDIKDLSDGAATYFFILDPDGYKIEVIQN
- a CDS encoding transposase; translated protein: MNRITQLSLFENHELGDLEKLNDLLTALPDENLLTALEEERGKGRNDYPVHTMWRAFVASFVFQHRSVASLIRELKRNSQLRELCGFQPHFSRSQKGRYRVQLAPTEAAFSRFLKKLLLHQHLLDEMFTELVTTLYETLDGFGQTLALDGKIIPSYATKPNKKVEHDGRRDTEADFTLKQYTTTTANGEKITKKKTWFGYRLHLIVDANYELPVAYEVTKASEGEPTVAKRLIKHFSTSQAKQCDYLLADRGYDGAPLLSLIESKEIIPIIDIKNQWDKDTLTKQYRDSDLIYTYNGAVSYVDGKGNEIKLAYKGYDKKTDSLRYGFKPQYQDNRLFRIKREEDRRIFNKVARDSFKFKRIYKKRTSIERVNGRIDRDYLFENHTIRGKKKLNLFVTMTFLIMLAFAKDKISKNHLAHLTAWVA